A genome region from Deltaproteobacteria bacterium includes the following:
- a CDS encoding EamA family transporter, giving the protein MDYLTMTLLSMVLIGFNTFAVKLVSQNLHPALLLVTKFGIGLVGLFFYLGYTKVPLVWNKYVLYGCLIGAWWSAIMVLYYTAIARGPLSVVIPIFSLNLIIPAILGFIFLHEPVTVSKVLGLVFACLALILLTR; this is encoded by the coding sequence ATGGATTATCTGACCATGACGTTGCTTTCTATGGTGCTGATCGGTTTTAACACTTTTGCCGTTAAACTGGTCAGCCAAAACCTTCACCCCGCTTTGCTCTTGGTCACCAAGTTTGGAATCGGGCTGGTGGGGTTGTTTTTTTACCTGGGGTATACCAAGGTTCCGCTGGTGTGGAATAAATACGTTCTATATGGTTGTCTGATCGGGGCTTGGTGGTCGGCAATTATGGTGCTTTATTATACGGCCATCGCCCGCGGTCCCCTTTCAGTAGTCATTCCCATTTTCAGCCTGAATCTGATCATTCCAGCAATCCTGGGTTTTATTTTTTTGCATGAACCCGTGACCGTATCCAAAGTCCTGGGCCTTGTCTTTGCCTGCCTGGCCCTAATTCTCTTGACCCGCTAA